In Bacteroides coprosuis DSM 18011, the following are encoded in one genomic region:
- a CDS encoding hypothetical protein (KEGG: vpo:Kpol_483p11 hypothetical protein~SPTR: Type I site-specific deoxyribonuclease HsdR family;~IMG reference gene:2504107595): MKQYKFEQTFLEKIEQVNQELMKTPPSLIYKKQMHELASDLIETARTIQEEAGDLLHPYLLTNFLSDLAEGISDDNEISSDSMDIQTESHDCIGGDIEDAAMEHVFQIHQAMTADTGVPDTPHDCLEFYGQLEPHVTYIKVSKLASPDISEEDLEGMDFEDDFNLDFEEDFDVPGLNVINQNAMIVLQEGIQKVMALAKDKKQQKKLLTLCQEMYSLGDWILYLSDEDEYTEDIMKIRHIVQLICNEFFDEPITGVEWAKPKHNEEFDVFMEASIESKPELYIEAYPQGLFTKLMLFDYYNTKYALEIGQWLANLDEQNFDDYLDAYPKGLFSKVSKYLQNNS; the protein is encoded by the coding sequence ATGAAACAATATAAGTTTGAACAGACCTTTCTGGAGAAAATAGAACAAGTCAATCAAGAATTGATGAAGACTCCACCATCACTCATCTATAAAAAACAGATGCATGAACTAGCTTCTGATTTAATAGAAACAGCTAGAACCATACAAGAAGAGGCAGGAGACCTACTCCACCCCTATCTCCTAACTAATTTCCTATCGGACCTCGCCGAAGGAATCAGTGATGATAATGAAATTTCATCAGACTCCATGGACATCCAAACAGAAAGTCATGATTGCATTGGAGGGGATATAGAAGATGCGGCTATGGAGCATGTCTTCCAGATTCATCAAGCTATGACTGCCGATACAGGTGTTCCCGATACGCCTCACGATTGCCTAGAGTTCTACGGACAGTTGGAGCCCCATGTTACCTATATTAAAGTGAGCAAACTAGCTTCACCAGACATCTCCGAGGAAGATCTTGAGGGCATGGACTTTGAGGATGATTTCAACCTAGACTTTGAGGAAGATTTTGATGTTCCTGGACTGAATGTCATCAATCAGAATGCTATGATCGTTCTTCAAGAAGGAATTCAAAAGGTAATGGCTTTGGCGAAAGATAAGAAACAACAGAAAAAGCTACTTACCCTATGCCAAGAGATGTATTCACTAGGAGATTGGATCTTATATCTTTCTGATGAAGACGAATACACCGAGGATATAATGAAGATTAGACACATCGTTCAACTGATTTGCAATGAATTTTTTGATGAACCCATCACGGGAGTAGAGTGGGCCAAACCCAAACACAATGAAGAGTTTGATGTTTTCATGGAAGCAAGCATAGAAAGCAAACCCGAACTTTATATAGAAGCTTATCCCCAAGGGTTGTTTACTAAACTTATGCTTTTTGACTATTACAACACCAAATATGCACTAGAAATAGGGCAATGGCTAGCAAACTTAGATGAACAGAATTTTGATGACTATTTAGATGCTTACCCCAAAGGACTATTTAGCAAGGTATCTAAATACCTACAAAACAACTCATAA
- a CDS encoding hypothetical protein (KEGG: ddi:DDB_G0281091 hypothetical protein~SPTR: Putative uncharacterized protein;~IMG reference gene:2504107596) — MTNTQKLAKNAFRKLRHLILSDDYSDKNLKEYNGILSNLYEENPPKISDFNSLGELDMISIFGFQLCKQKVMDIYHGSKVKSSEFNKLIIGVTTIEQSMSSVMDFDKFTMLLDHRIGNLSGEK; from the coding sequence ATGACTAACACCCAAAAATTGGCTAAAAATGCCTTTCGCAAATTGAGACACCTCATACTGAGTGATGACTACAGCGATAAAAACCTAAAAGAGTATAATGGTATCCTCAGCAATCTGTATGAGGAGAATCCTCCTAAAATATCCGATTTCAATTCTCTGGGAGAGCTAGATATGATAAGCATTTTCGGCTTCCAGCTCTGCAAACAAAAAGTGATGGATATCTATCACGGCAGTAAAGTGAAATCGAGCGAGTTCAATAAATTAATTATAGGAGTTACTACCATAGAGCAATCCATGTCTTCCGTAATGGACTTCGACAAATTTACTATGCTACTCGACCACCGCATCGGGAATTTGAGTGGGGAGAAGTAA